ATCATTATTAAAAAATGCCATATGAGCAAAAATAGAAACTAATAAATCCTGAATTTCTTTTTTACTAATCAAACTCCCAAGGCTCATTGACAGAGAATTATCAACAAGCAAATGAAGATTCATTCCCCTATCTTCCTTAAACACTTTTGAGAATATACTATCCGTCTTTGAACTAACATTCCAATCAATAAGCCTAGCATCATCCGTATCCTCATAGGGTCGAAATTCATGAAATTCAAGGCCAAGACCCCTAAAAATAGAACGATACCCACCAAAATTAAGCTCCAAAAGCATTTTCCTGGAGAAAAATTTTAAAGCTTTTATTTTGGTTTTAGTACTAGCATTTGACTCATTACTGTAGTGCATATAAAATTAAAATCCTAAGGAAGTGCAACAGCCGAAAGAAGTATCTTAATAATATCGTCAGTATTCATCTCTTCAACCTCTGCTTCATAAGATGGAGTAATTCTATGCCTTAAAACATTATAAGCTACAGCCTTAACATCTTCAGGAAGCACAAACAATCTCCCCTCATAAAGAGCATTAACACGAGCACATTTAAGTAAACTAAGAGATGCCCTAGGAGACGCTCCAAATTCAATATATTTAGTAAATGGATAAGTTTTTTTATCATTTTCACGAGAAGCTGCTATTAAAGTCACAATATAAAGCATTATCTTATCATCTACCTTAACCTTACCAACTATACGCTTAAGATCAGCTAAAGAATAGGAATTCATTACCTTCGCAACTCTAATATTCTCAAGCCCACCATCAACTGAAAATATTTTAAGAAGCTTAATTTCATCTTGAATAGCAGGATATTTCACATTCACTTTCAACAAAAACCTATCAAGTTGAGCTTCTGGCAAATTATAAGTCCCCTCTTGCTCAATTGGATTTTGTGTTGCAAGAACAAAGAATGGATCAGGCAACTTATGTGTCTCATCTCCAAGCGTTACCTGACGTTCACTCATTGCCTCAAGAAGTGCTGACTGAACCTTAGCAGGCGCTCTATTAATTTCATCTGCCAAAACAATATTTGAAAATACAGGACCCTTTCTAACCTTAAAAGTTCCCGTCGTACTCTTATATACCATGTTACCCGTCAGGTCAGAAGGCAAAAGGTCTGGAGTAAATTGCACTCTCTTAAACCCAAGATCAAGAACATCTGAAACTGTTTGAATTGTCAATGTTTTTGCAAGTCCCGGCACCCCTTCAAGCAAGACATGTCCTTCAGTCAAAATTCCCATTAAAATGGCATCTATCATTTCCTTCTGACCAAGAATTCTACTTGAAACTTCTCTTCTAAACTTATTTATTAAACTTAATGCATTTTCTACTTCAGAATCTATTTGAAAACTACTTTTCATACCACTCCTATCGTACTAAATTTTTTTCATTAAAAACAAAATATAAACGATAAAACGCAAAAATAAAATCACTATTTATAAAGCAAAAGAAAATTTCTTTCTTTACCGCCACTTATCGTCGATGATTTTATTTCTATATTATTAAACAAACCTTTAATATGACTAATCTCAAACTTAATATTATCAAATTTTCCTTTATAAGCCATAATCAAACCTCTATCCTCTAAAATCAATTTTAAAATGCTTGCATATTTTCTTATATCTCTAAAAGCCCTAATTGTAATAAATTCATACTTATTTTGCTCCTTCTCAACATCATGTTCTAAAACTTTCACATTA
The DNA window shown above is from Borrelia anserina Es and carries:
- a CDS encoding AAA family ATPase, with amino-acid sequence MKSSFQIDSEVENALSLINKFRREVSSRILGQKEMIDAILMGILTEGHVLLEGVPGLAKTLTIQTVSDVLDLGFKRVQFTPDLLPSDLTGNMVYKSTTGTFKVRKGPVFSNIVLADEINRAPAKVQSALLEAMSERQVTLGDETHKLPDPFFVLATQNPIEQEGTYNLPEAQLDRFLLKVNVKYPAIQDEIKLLKIFSVDGGLENIRVAKVMNSYSLADLKRIVGKVKVDDKIMLYIVTLIAASRENDKKTYPFTKYIEFGASPRASLSLLKCARVNALYEGRLFVLPEDVKAVAYNVLRHRITPSYEAEVEEMNTDDIIKILLSAVALP